Proteins from a single region of Diaphorobacter limosus:
- the prmC gene encoding peptide chain release factor N(5)-glutamine methyltransferase — protein sequence MPTTTTTIAQALARAQAQGLARIDAQMLLLHLLGRPVNDRAWLLTHDGDALAPHDGQRYTALCARRAGGEPVAYLTGQKEFWGLPLAVDARVLDPRPDTETLVAWALEVLQNQHAPRIADLGTGSGAIALALQHERRDASVLAVDASADALAVARANAERLGLPVRLQHGNWLASITGPFDAIVSNPPYIPAQDPHLAALTHEPLSALASGADGLADIRAIIAQAPRALAPGGWLLIEHGWDQAPAVQALLRAAGLAQVQGRNDLAGIARCSGGSMPVGLSPSVK from the coding sequence ATGCCCACCACCACCACCACCATCGCCCAGGCATTGGCCCGGGCACAGGCCCAGGGCCTGGCGCGCATCGATGCGCAGATGCTGCTGCTGCATCTGCTGGGCCGGCCCGTGAACGACCGCGCCTGGCTGCTCACGCATGACGGCGACGCCCTGGCGCCGCACGATGGACAGCGCTACACCGCGCTGTGCGCGCGCCGCGCGGGCGGCGAGCCCGTGGCCTACCTGACGGGCCAAAAGGAATTCTGGGGCCTGCCCCTGGCCGTGGACGCGCGCGTGCTCGACCCGCGCCCCGACACCGAGACCCTGGTGGCCTGGGCGCTGGAGGTCCTGCAAAACCAGCATGCCCCGCGCATCGCCGACCTGGGCACGGGCAGCGGCGCCATTGCCCTGGCGCTGCAGCATGAGCGCCGCGACGCCAGCGTGCTGGCCGTGGACGCCAGCGCAGACGCCCTGGCCGTGGCGCGCGCCAATGCCGAGCGCCTGGGCCTGCCGGTGCGCCTTCAGCATGGCAACTGGCTGGCCAGCATCACCGGCCCGTTTGACGCCATCGTCAGCAACCCGCCCTACATCCCGGCGCAGGACCCGCATCTGGCAGCCCTCACGCACGAGCCGCTGTCGGCCCTGGCCAGCGGCGCCGACGGCCTGGCCGACATCCGCGCCATCATCGCCCAGGCCCCCAGGGCGCTGGCCCCCGGTGGCTGGCTGCTGATCGAGCATGGCTGGGATCAGGCGCCAGCCGTGCAGGCCCTGCTGCGTGCCGCGGGCCTTGCCCAGGTGCAGGGCCGTAACGACCTGGCCGGCATAGCCCGCTGCAGCGGCGGGTCAATGCCAGT
- the prfA gene encoding peptide chain release factor 1, translated as MKPFLRSQLERYAQRLQELDFLLSREDIMADMAQYRTISREHAEVTQIAGRYARYQQREADLAAAQELLADPDMAEMAQEEIQGAQDELVALEDELQRLLLPKDPDDARAAFVEIRAGTGGDESALFAADLARMYTRHAANVGWKVEVLSANESELGGYKEVVLRVDGDNAYGALRFESGGHRVQRVPDTETQGRIHTSACTVAVMPEPDAATAITLNPADLRIDTFRASGAGGQHINKTDSAVRVVHIPTGIVAECQDGRSQHSNKAKALQVLQARIQEKERSERAAKEAATRKGLIGSGDRSDRIRTYNFPQGRLTDHRINLTLYKLLTIMEGDLDEVLQALQHAREAEQLAELGLD; from the coding sequence ATGAAACCCTTTCTCCGCAGCCAGTTGGAGCGCTACGCGCAGCGCCTGCAAGAGCTTGACTTCCTGCTCTCGCGCGAAGACATCATGGCCGACATGGCGCAATACCGCACCATCTCGCGCGAGCACGCCGAGGTCACGCAGATCGCCGGGCGCTACGCCCGCTACCAGCAGCGCGAGGCCGACCTGGCCGCCGCCCAGGAGCTGCTGGCCGACCCCGACATGGCCGAGATGGCACAGGAAGAAATCCAGGGCGCGCAAGACGAGCTGGTGGCACTCGAAGACGAGCTGCAGCGCCTGCTGCTGCCCAAAGACCCCGACGACGCGCGCGCGGCCTTTGTTGAAATCCGCGCCGGCACCGGCGGCGACGAATCGGCCCTGTTTGCCGCCGACCTGGCGCGCATGTACACGCGCCACGCCGCCAACGTGGGCTGGAAGGTCGAGGTCCTGAGCGCCAACGAAAGCGAGCTCGGCGGCTACAAGGAGGTGGTGCTGCGCGTGGACGGCGACAACGCCTACGGCGCGCTGCGCTTTGAATCGGGCGGCCACCGCGTGCAGCGCGTGCCGGATACCGAGACCCAGGGGCGCATCCACACCAGCGCCTGCACCGTGGCCGTGATGCCCGAGCCCGACGCGGCCACCGCTATCACGCTGAACCCGGCCGACCTGCGCATAGACACCTTCCGCGCCAGTGGCGCCGGCGGCCAGCACATCAACAAGACGGATTCGGCCGTGCGCGTGGTGCATATCCCCACAGGCATCGTCGCCGAATGCCAGGACGGACGCAGCCAGCACAGCAACAAGGCCAAGGCCTTGCAGGTGCTGCAGGCGCGCATCCAGGAGAAGGAGCGCAGCGAACGCGCCGCCAAGGAAGCAGCCACGCGCAAGGGCCTGATCGGCAGCGGCGACCGCTCGGACCGCATCCGCACCTACAACTTCCCGCAGGGGCGCCTGACCGACCACCGCATCAACCTCACGCTGTACAAGCTGCTGACCATCATGGAGGGCGATCTGGACGAGGTGTTGCAGGCCCTGCAGCATGCCCGCGAGGCCGAGCAGCTGGCCGAACTGGGCCTGGATTGA
- the hemA gene encoding glutamyl-tRNA reductase — MAVWALGINHHTAPLDLRGRFAFAIDQIAPTLHGLRQSLASGASSHPGVETAIISTCNRTEIYCAAHKPALDHTLDWLAASGGVSPSLLRSHSYTLESGLVARHAFRVASGLDSMVLGEAQILGQMKDAVRAAEGAGALGTTLNQLFQRSFAVAKEVRTSTDIGAHSISMAAAAVRLAGQLFEDLSKIRVLFVGAGEMIELCATHFAAKNPKQISIANRTLERGEKLATRFGGDVMRLADLPEHLHEYDAVISCTASSLPIIGLGAVERALKKRRHRPIFMVDLAVPRDIEPEVKQLEDVYLYTVDDLAGVVQTAQANRKAAVAQAEAIIDAGVQNFMHWMELRSPASQAGAVVPLIRQLNSQADEWRALEIARAKRLLAKGEDIDVVLEALSRGLAQKMLHGTMAELRAGDADARAQTAEAVSRLFLRSQSKTGL, encoded by the coding sequence ATGGCAGTTTGGGCACTCGGCATCAACCACCACACCGCACCGCTGGATCTGCGGGGCCGCTTCGCGTTCGCGATCGATCAGATCGCGCCCACGCTGCACGGCCTGCGCCAGTCGCTGGCCAGCGGTGCCAGCAGCCACCCGGGTGTGGAGACGGCCATCATCTCCACCTGCAACCGCACCGAGATCTACTGTGCTGCGCACAAGCCGGCGCTTGATCACACGCTGGACTGGCTGGCCGCCAGCGGCGGTGTCAGCCCTTCGCTGCTGCGCTCGCACTCCTATACGCTGGAGAGCGGCCTGGTCGCGCGCCACGCCTTCCGCGTGGCCAGCGGGCTCGACTCCATGGTGCTGGGCGAGGCGCAGATCCTCGGCCAGATGAAGGATGCCGTGCGCGCGGCGGAAGGCGCGGGCGCCCTGGGCACCACGCTCAACCAACTCTTTCAGCGCAGCTTTGCCGTAGCCAAGGAGGTGCGCACCAGCACCGACATCGGCGCGCACAGCATCAGCATGGCCGCCGCCGCCGTGCGCCTGGCGGGCCAGCTGTTCGAGGACCTGTCCAAGATCCGCGTGCTGTTCGTCGGTGCGGGCGAGATGATCGAGCTGTGCGCCACGCACTTCGCGGCCAAGAACCCGAAGCAGATATCAATAGCCAACCGCACGCTGGAGCGCGGCGAGAAGCTCGCCACGCGCTTTGGCGGCGATGTGATGCGCCTGGCCGATCTGCCCGAGCACCTGCACGAATACGATGCCGTCATCAGCTGCACGGCCAGCAGCCTGCCCATCATCGGACTGGGCGCCGTCGAGCGCGCCCTGAAGAAACGCCGCCACCGCCCCATCTTCATGGTCGATCTGGCCGTGCCGCGCGACATCGAGCCCGAGGTCAAACAGCTCGAGGACGTCTACCTGTACACCGTGGACGACCTGGCCGGCGTGGTGCAGACCGCCCAGGCCAACCGCAAGGCGGCCGTGGCCCAGGCCGAGGCCATCATCGATGCCGGGGTGCAGAACTTCATGCACTGGATGGAGCTGCGCAGCCCCGCCAGCCAGGCCGGCGCCGTGGTGCCGCTGATCCGCCAGCTCAACAGCCAGGCCGATGAGTGGCGCGCCCTGGAGATCGCACGCGCCAAGCGCCTGCTGGCCAAGGGCGAGGACATCGACGTGGTGCTCGAAGCCCTGTCGCGTGGCCTCGCGCAAAAGATGCTGCACGGCACCATGGCCGAGTTGCGCGCCGGCGACGCCGATGCGCGCGCCCAGACGGCCGAGGCGGTTTCTCGCCTGTTCCTGCGCTCGCAAAGCAAGACCGGGCTGTAG
- a CDS encoding DUF3772 domain-containing protein, with translation MALGTPPTLAQGRPASSDAAPTAAADKPGDNGTPLPQVDALRKQLDAIPLKLGEPDDGRKLLADINAIGQAAERVVSHRGTELAEIDRRLEGLGPAPGSGAPADAPDVAQQRKLLTQQRSAIDSELKLARLVAVDAEQRSADLVRQRRAQFRAALTARSDSPLAPTFWRNLRNAAPRDLVRLQALGADLAGAVRATLQSPRHNAFWAYLALALLLAVGGPWLAERILLRALPPRLPATRLRRTLLASAAIVTHVFIVGTAVQLAWNALQLGAPLGDDLRALQQASLRAVVYASFVIALGHALLSRRRSSWRLLPIADELARRLSPFPWWIASLSALGALVAELNVIVGASLSAEVLVHALFALLLSLTVGKALGHMRAAPAASDADAGAPHGQGERPLWLGLILAAAGLAVGVAVLAVALGYVALAGMLARQMVWSGVVFATSYLLMQLGDDLCDTLLSSKGGFGARIHGTLGLDARLLDQAAVLVSGVLRLVLFFYMVVALMAPLGTDPDELFRRGSSVDHSLRIGDITLAPQALLTALAVACAGFLAIRLLKHWLSERFFPHTTLEPGMRTSIVTLLGYAGAVVVVAVALAGLGISVERIAWVASALTVGIGFGLQAIVQNFISGLILLAERPVKVGDWVVLGDTEGDVRRVNVRATEIQQSDRSTVIVPNSEFITKTVRNVTLDSAQGRVLLRLPAPLDTDARRMRALILQAFEAQEAMLDDPAPSVTLEGIQGGTLTFLAVGYVSSPRQVSGVRSDVLFSILDALREAGLTLSPPATTTVAQPVSEAAPGRSLIERI, from the coding sequence ATGGCCCTGGGCACACCGCCCACATTGGCCCAGGGCCGGCCCGCCAGCAGCGACGCAGCACCCACCGCCGCGGCCGACAAGCCCGGCGACAACGGCACCCCCCTGCCCCAGGTGGATGCGCTGCGCAAGCAGCTGGACGCCATTCCGCTCAAGCTCGGCGAGCCCGACGATGGGCGCAAGCTGCTGGCCGACATCAACGCCATCGGCCAGGCGGCAGAGCGCGTGGTCAGCCACCGCGGCACCGAGCTGGCCGAAATCGACCGCCGCCTCGAAGGCCTGGGACCGGCCCCGGGCAGCGGCGCGCCCGCCGATGCGCCGGACGTGGCGCAACAGCGCAAGCTGCTGACCCAGCAGCGCTCGGCCATCGACTCCGAGCTCAAGCTGGCGCGCCTGGTCGCCGTCGATGCCGAACAGCGCAGCGCCGACCTGGTGCGCCAGCGGCGCGCGCAATTCCGTGCCGCCTTGACCGCGCGCAGCGACTCGCCGCTGGCCCCCACGTTCTGGCGCAATCTGCGCAATGCCGCGCCGCGCGATCTGGTGCGCCTGCAGGCCCTGGGCGCGGATCTGGCCGGCGCCGTCAGGGCCACGCTGCAGTCGCCGCGCCACAACGCCTTCTGGGCCTACCTGGCACTGGCGCTGCTGCTGGCCGTGGGCGGCCCCTGGCTGGCCGAGCGCATTTTGCTGCGCGCCCTGCCGCCGCGCCTGCCCGCGACACGGCTGCGGCGCACCCTGCTGGCCAGCGCCGCCATCGTGACCCATGTGTTCATCGTTGGCACGGCCGTGCAGCTGGCCTGGAACGCGCTGCAGCTGGGCGCGCCGCTGGGCGACGATTTGCGCGCCTTGCAGCAGGCCAGCCTGCGCGCCGTGGTCTACGCCAGCTTTGTGATCGCACTGGGCCATGCCCTGCTCTCGCGCCGGCGCAGCTCGTGGCGGCTGCTGCCTATCGCCGACGAGCTGGCGCGGCGCCTGAGCCCCTTTCCCTGGTGGATTGCCAGCCTGTCGGCCCTGGGGGCGCTGGTGGCCGAGCTCAACGTCATCGTCGGCGCCAGCCTGTCGGCCGAGGTCTTGGTGCACGCCCTGTTTGCGCTGCTGCTGTCGCTGACGGTGGGCAAGGCACTGGGCCATATGCGCGCCGCGCCAGCCGCGTCGGATGCCGATGCCGGCGCGCCGCATGGCCAGGGCGAGCGCCCGCTGTGGCTGGGCCTGATCCTCGCGGCCGCCGGCCTGGCCGTGGGCGTGGCCGTGCTGGCCGTGGCCCTGGGCTATGTGGCCCTGGCCGGCATGCTGGCACGGCAGATGGTCTGGTCTGGCGTGGTGTTTGCCACCAGCTACCTGCTGATGCAGCTGGGCGACGACCTGTGCGACACGCTGCTGTCGTCCAAGGGCGGCTTTGGCGCGCGCATCCACGGCACCCTGGGGCTGGACGCCAGGCTGCTGGATCAGGCGGCGGTGCTGGTCTCGGGCGTGCTGCGGCTGGTGCTGTTTTTCTACATGGTGGTGGCGCTGATGGCGCCGCTGGGCACGGATCCGGACGAGCTGTTCCGGCGCGGCAGCAGCGTCGATCACAGCCTGCGCATTGGCGACATCACGCTGGCGCCCCAGGCCCTGCTCACGGCACTGGCCGTGGCCTGCGCCGGCTTTCTGGCCATACGCCTGCTCAAGCATTGGCTGAGCGAGCGCTTCTTTCCGCACACCACGCTGGAGCCGGGCATGCGCACCTCCATCGTCACGCTGCTGGGCTATGCCGGCGCGGTGGTGGTGGTGGCGGTGGCGCTGGCGGGCCTGGGGATCAGCGTGGAGCGCATCGCCTGGGTGGCCAGCGCGCTCACCGTGGGCATAGGCTTTGGCCTGCAGGCCATCGTGCAGAACTTCATCTCCGGCCTGATCCTGCTGGCCGAGCGCCCGGTGAAGGTGGGCGACTGGGTGGTGCTGGGCGATACCGAGGGCGATGTGCGCCGTGTGAACGTGCGCGCCACCGAGATCCAGCAAAGCGACCGCTCCACGGTGATCGTGCCGAACTCGGAGTTCATCACCAAGACCGTGCGCAACGTGACCCTGGACAGCGCCCAGGGCCGCGTGCTGCTGCGCCTGCCGGCACCACTGGACACCGACGCGCGGCGCATGCGCGCGCTGATCCTGCAGGCCTTTGAGGCGCAGGAGGCCATGCTGGACGACCCGGCGCCCTCGGTCACGCTGGAGGGCATACAGGGCGGCACGCTGACCTTTCTGGCCGTTGGCTACGTCAGCAGCCCGCGCCAGGTCTCGGGCGTGCGCAGCGATGTGCTGTTCTCCATCCTGGACGCGCTGCGCGAGGCCGGCCTGACGCTGTCGCCACCCGCCACCACCACCGTGGCCCAGCCCGTGAGCGAGGCGGCACCCGGGCGCTCGCTGATAGAGCGGATCTAA
- the ugpQ gene encoding glycerophosphodiester phosphodiesterase, whose protein sequence is MSTPLPPWPYPRWIAHRGAGKLAPENTLAAFRLGARHGYRMFECDAKLSSDGVLFLLHDATLERTTNGHGAAGERSMGELAQLDAGGWHSRAYAGEAMPTLEALARYCLANGHHLNVEIKPTPGQELATGRAVGELLSRIWPATAVPPLLTSFKPAALTGARETAPALPRGLLLDKLADGAADVQTALDLGCQAMVLNHALWDAALVARVHGAGLRALSYTVNDEWAAERLIALNTDGIITDRVDLFSPAAT, encoded by the coding sequence ATGAGTACGCCACTGCCACCCTGGCCCTACCCGCGCTGGATCGCGCACCGTGGCGCCGGCAAGCTGGCGCCCGAGAACACCCTGGCCGCCTTCCGCCTGGGCGCCCGGCATGGCTACCGCATGTTCGAGTGCGACGCCAAGCTCAGCAGCGATGGCGTGCTGTTTCTGCTGCACGACGCCACGCTGGAGCGCACCACCAACGGCCACGGCGCGGCCGGCGAGCGCAGCATGGGCGAGCTGGCGCAGCTGGACGCAGGCGGCTGGCATTCGCGCGCCTATGCCGGCGAGGCCATGCCCACGCTGGAGGCGCTGGCGCGCTACTGCCTGGCCAATGGCCACCACCTGAACGTGGAGATCAAGCCCACGCCCGGGCAGGAGCTGGCCACGGGCCGCGCCGTGGGCGAACTGCTCTCGCGCATCTGGCCGGCCACGGCCGTGCCGCCGCTGCTCACGTCCTTTAAACCCGCGGCCCTGACAGGCGCACGCGAAACGGCGCCCGCGCTGCCGCGCGGCCTGCTGCTGGACAAGCTGGCCGATGGCGCAGCCGATGTGCAGACCGCCCTCGACCTGGGCTGCCAGGCCATGGTGCTGAATCACGCACTGTGGGACGCCGCCCTGGTGGCACGCGTGCATGGCGCGGGCCTGCGCGCCCTGAGCTACACCGTCAACGACGAATGGGCCGCCGAGCGCCTGATCGCCCTGAACACCGACGGCATCATCACCGACCGCGTGGACTTGTTCAGCCCCGCCGCAACCTGA
- the ugpC gene encoding sn-glycerol-3-phosphate ABC transporter ATP-binding protein UgpC has protein sequence MASISLKNIVKRYGSGKSAVPVIHGVNAEIQDGEFIVLVGPSGCGKSTLLRMIAGLEEITGGDLFIGDKRVNSLEPAKRNIAMVFQNYALYPHMSNYENMAYGLKLAKVPADEIRQRVDKAAKILELSHLLERKPRELSGGQRQRVAMGRAIVRQPQVFLFDEPLSNLDAKLRGQTRIEIQKLHAELGITSLFVTHDQVEAMTLAQRMIVMNAGNVEQFGTPEEVYHQPASTFVAGFIGSPPMNLLKNAPGGQAGRILGIRPEHIDLAASGGWQFQVETVELLGAERLLYGKVGGEEVTVRVEEGSAYPRPGETAHIVPREDRLHWFSQETGKRI, from the coding sequence ATGGCCTCCATCTCCCTGAAAAACATCGTCAAGCGCTATGGCAGCGGCAAGTCTGCCGTGCCCGTCATCCACGGCGTGAACGCCGAGATCCAGGACGGAGAATTCATCGTGCTGGTCGGCCCGTCGGGCTGCGGCAAGTCCACGCTGCTGCGCATGATCGCGGGGCTGGAGGAGATCACCGGCGGCGACCTCTTCATCGGCGACAAGCGGGTCAACAGCCTGGAGCCGGCCAAGCGCAACATCGCCATGGTGTTCCAGAACTACGCGCTCTACCCGCATATGAGCAACTACGAGAACATGGCCTATGGCCTGAAGCTCGCCAAGGTGCCGGCCGACGAGATACGCCAGCGCGTGGACAAGGCGGCCAAGATTCTGGAACTGTCGCACCTCCTGGAGCGCAAGCCGCGCGAGCTGTCGGGCGGCCAGCGCCAGCGCGTGGCCATGGGCCGCGCCATCGTGCGCCAGCCGCAGGTGTTTCTGTTCGACGAGCCGCTGTCCAACCTGGACGCCAAGCTGCGCGGCCAGACGCGCATCGAGATCCAGAAGCTGCACGCCGAACTCGGCATCACCAGCCTGTTCGTGACGCACGACCAGGTCGAGGCCATGACCCTGGCGCAGCGCATGATCGTCATGAACGCCGGCAACGTGGAGCAGTTCGGCACGCCCGAAGAGGTCTATCACCAGCCTGCCTCCACCTTCGTCGCCGGCTTCATAGGCTCGCCGCCGATGAACCTGCTGAAGAACGCCCCCGGCGGCCAGGCCGGGCGCATCCTGGGCATACGCCCCGAACATATCGACCTGGCGGCCAGCGGCGGCTGGCAGTTCCAGGTCGAGACCGTGGAGCTGCTGGGTGCCGAGCGCCTGCTCTACGGCAAGGTGGGCGGCGAGGAGGTGACCGTGCGCGTGGAGGAAGGCAGCGCCTACCCCCGCCCCGGCGAGACGGCGCATATCGTCCCGCGCGAGGATCGCCTGCACTGGTTCAGCCAGGAAACCGGCAAGAGGATCTGA
- a CDS encoding DUF2442 domain-containing protein, with translation MSTLALETAPHAVALQCAADALVMTLHCGHILSVPLVWFPRWIRATAEQLAAFEWLGMGEGIHWPRLDKNISIAGLLEGLTAPNALRLALTWPPSP, from the coding sequence ATGAGTACTTTGGCACTTGAAACCGCACCCCATGCCGTGGCCCTGCAATGCGCCGCCGACGCGCTGGTGATGACACTGCACTGCGGCCATATCCTGTCCGTGCCCCTGGTCTGGTTCCCCCGCTGGATTCGGGCCACTGCCGAGCAGTTGGCGGCCTTTGAATGGCTGGGCATGGGCGAGGGCATCCACTGGCCCCGGCTCGACAAAAACATCTCCATCGCCGGCCTGCTCGAAGGCCTCACCGCGCCCAACGCCTTACGACTCGCACTCACATGGCCTCCATCTCCCTGA
- a CDS encoding sulfatase-like hydrolase/transferase: MINKKKPWIKARWIGVALLLFATGYLTLNYRILVVGVLYRWAADDQFNAIWNLVSYASQGLLLFLVIGSISGWAFRSVLLLVFISGTVNLVYQSILYDLINLSTFQWMLAESRQSLSALKEFYKDFIWGVTRAGIAVGLFTLTRKAIKYAVFSKMAPHPENAPILTIVVLMIFLAADPALKALGRDRGAEMNVYGMAYQTMTEEIPNRMPASVKPDFKPSANKIIWLIDESISWRYYDEMFRSEWVSRWGGIDFGEARSLGNCSAQSNAALRWGVNVSKLNASTDLRTNSTVWAYAKQAGFRTILMDGQVHGNPQNYLWPPEKRLIDEVVPMAAGLDSDLKIARRLNGLLKADGRHFAYIVLKGAHYQYFSNYPDGNLDRSLPIEEQYRKALRYSKGNFLNELLDGVNMRNVVIFYTSDHGQHLGNGVIPHCNNKPHPEELSVPLILFTDPDLRNQFQRNDGEIRSHSQIFPTTLLLMGYAAEYASREYDNPLPTTSKRIVRFGKRIFPSTNADSIEFFFDDSN, translated from the coding sequence ATGATTAACAAAAAAAAACCATGGATCAAGGCTAGATGGATAGGCGTTGCCCTGCTGCTGTTTGCCACGGGGTATCTAACACTCAATTATCGAATTCTCGTGGTCGGCGTCCTGTACCGATGGGCCGCGGATGATCAGTTCAATGCGATTTGGAATCTTGTCTCCTATGCCAGCCAAGGTCTGTTGTTATTTCTTGTCATTGGAAGCATCTCAGGCTGGGCATTTCGGAGTGTGCTGCTGCTCGTATTTATTTCCGGCACCGTTAATCTGGTTTATCAAAGCATCCTGTACGACCTGATTAACCTATCAACATTTCAATGGATGCTAGCGGAATCACGACAATCCCTTTCCGCCCTCAAGGAATTTTATAAGGATTTTATTTGGGGCGTAACCAGAGCGGGCATTGCAGTTGGTCTTTTCACGCTTACCAGAAAGGCAATAAAATACGCAGTATTTAGCAAGATGGCGCCACATCCAGAAAATGCCCCGATCTTGACAATAGTAGTGCTCATGATATTTCTGGCGGCTGATCCAGCACTAAAAGCATTGGGCAGAGATCGCGGCGCCGAAATGAATGTCTACGGCATGGCATATCAGACCATGACTGAGGAAATTCCAAATAGAATGCCGGCATCTGTAAAACCGGATTTCAAGCCATCCGCGAACAAAATCATCTGGTTAATTGATGAGAGTATTTCGTGGCGATACTATGATGAAATGTTCCGATCGGAGTGGGTGTCCAGGTGGGGTGGGATAGACTTTGGCGAGGCGCGCTCCTTAGGTAACTGCAGCGCCCAAAGCAATGCCGCCTTGCGCTGGGGCGTGAATGTAAGCAAGCTGAATGCCTCGACAGACCTCAGAACCAACAGTACGGTGTGGGCATATGCCAAGCAGGCGGGATTTCGGACGATCCTGATGGATGGGCAGGTACATGGGAATCCACAAAACTATCTCTGGCCGCCTGAGAAAAGGCTGATTGACGAGGTGGTGCCCATGGCCGCAGGACTGGACTCAGACCTAAAGATTGCCCGCCGGCTGAACGGACTGCTCAAGGCCGATGGACGGCACTTTGCGTACATTGTTCTAAAGGGGGCGCACTATCAGTACTTCTCCAACTACCCGGATGGAAATCTAGACCGGAGCTTACCGATTGAAGAGCAATACCGAAAGGCATTGAGGTATTCAAAAGGAAATTTCCTCAATGAACTACTAGACGGCGTTAACATGCGCAATGTGGTGATTTTTTACACATCAGATCATGGCCAGCACCTAGGAAATGGCGTTATTCCCCATTGCAACAACAAACCTCATCCGGAGGAGTTGTCCGTGCCACTTATTCTATTTACCGACCCAGATCTTAGAAACCAATTTCAGAGAAATGACGGCGAAATCCGATCGCACAGCCAGATATTTCCGACCACTCTTCTGCTGATGGGCTACGCGGCCGAGTACGCATCGCGGGAATACGACAATCCTTTGCCGACCACCTCAAAGCGTATTGTTCGCTTCGGAAAACGGATCTTTCCCAGCACCAACGCAGATTCAATAGAATTCTTTTTTGATGATTCAAACTAG
- the ugpE gene encoding sn-glycerol-3-phosphate ABC transporter permease UgpE, which yields MVDRNPWLTFLSHAVLILGVAIVAFPLYLALIASTHQAETIVQSPMPLLPGSHMWENYRDALLGSGKLGSNTNVVRMMWVSFVVAIIITVGKIAISLLSAFAIVYFRFPFKMACFWAIFLTLMLPVEVRILPTYKVVADLGLLNSYAGLSLPLIASATATFLFRQFFLTVPDELVEAARIDGAGPMRFFKDILVPLSRTSIAALFVIQFIYGWNQYLWPLLMTTSEDMYPVVIGIKRMLAGGEAAVDWNIVMATAILAMLPPTLVVILMQKWFVKGLVDTEK from the coding sequence ATGGTTGACCGCAATCCCTGGCTGACTTTCCTGTCCCACGCCGTGCTCATCCTGGGCGTGGCCATCGTCGCCTTTCCGCTCTACCTGGCGCTCATCGCCAGTACGCACCAGGCCGAGACCATCGTGCAATCACCCATGCCGCTCTTGCCAGGCAGCCACATGTGGGAGAACTACCGCGACGCGCTGCTGGGCTCGGGCAAGCTGGGCTCCAACACCAACGTGGTGCGCATGATGTGGGTGAGCTTCGTCGTGGCCATCATCATCACGGTGGGCAAGATCGCCATCTCGCTCTTGTCGGCGTTTGCCATCGTCTACTTCCGCTTCCCGTTCAAGATGGCCTGCTTCTGGGCGATCTTTTTGACGCTGATGCTGCCCGTCGAGGTACGCATATTGCCCACCTACAAGGTGGTGGCGGATCTGGGCCTTTTGAACAGCTACGCCGGCCTGAGCCTGCCCCTGATCGCCTCGGCCACGGCCACTTTTTTGTTCCGCCAGTTCTTCCTCACCGTGCCCGACGAGCTGGTCGAGGCGGCGCGCATCGACGGCGCCGGGCCCATGCGCTTCTTCAAGGACATCCTGGTGCCGCTGTCGCGCACCTCGATCGCGGCGCTGTTCGTGATCCAGTTCATCTACGGCTGGAACCAGTACCTGTGGCCGCTGCTCATGACCACCAGCGAGGACATGTACCCCGTGGTGATAGGCATCAAGCGCATGCTCGCCGGCGGCGAGGCCGCCGTGGACTGGAACATCGTCATGGCCACCGCCATACTGGCCATGCTGCCGCCGACGCTGGTGGTGATCCTGATGCAGAAATGGTTCGTCAAGGGCCTGGTGGATACAGAAAAATAA